A region of Vitis vinifera cultivar Pinot Noir 40024 chromosome 13, ASM3070453v1 DNA encodes the following proteins:
- the LOC100253209 gene encoding protein NRT1/ PTR FAMILY 5.4-like, giving the protein MDNSQAPERIVIDHEETKLSAQQKPSKGGWRSAIFVIFVEVAERFSYYGVSGNLITYLTIVLGQPTATAAKNVNMWAGVSMVSPILGAIVADSYLGRFKTIIISSIIYFMGVLLLTLSVSVASLRHHQSIFFLALYIISIGEGGHKPCVQAFAADQFNDDVPQEKAAKSSFFNWWYAGIVSGASVSLLFVVYVQDSISWGTAYAILAAAVAAALGLFLMGIPTYRRQEPLGSPFVQVAQVLVASVRKRRVDATHSDCRFCSEDWRVGGHANGRSGFKTLARTTQFRFLDKAMIVDNIDASSKTRNHWRLCPVNQVEEVKLLLRLVPIWLTSLMFTIVFAQISTYFTKQGSTMIRSINGSRFQIPAASLQAINGITIVIFTVIYDRILVPVTRKITGRPSGITILQRMGIGHFISIFTMIIAGVMEAKRVRVARQHGLIDLPKSTVPMRVWWLLPQYISCGTSLVFTIVGMQELFYDQIPEGMRSMGAAAYISTVGVGSFLSSAVISIVQAISSRTGHQWLVDDLNRAHLYYFYWMLAGLSALNLCFFLWFAEGFEYKKIEWNDPNEEKISLNGYSNNGRR; this is encoded by the exons ATGGACAACTCTCAAGCTCCAGAGAGGATTGTTATTGACCATGAAGAGACCAAGCTCTCTGCCCAGCAAAAACCCTCTAAGGGTGGCTGGAGGTCAGCCATTTTCGTCATAT TTGTGGAAGTGGCAGAGAGATTCTCATACTATGGAGTGTCGGGGAACCTCATCACCTACCTCACTATTGTTCTTGGTCAACCCACTGCCACGGCTGCCAAGAACGTGAATATGTGGGCTGGTGTGTCTATGGTTTCTCCCATACTTGGAGCCATCGTGGCCGATTCCTACCTGGGTCGATTCAAGACTATTATCATATCTtccatcatttattttatg GGAGTGCTTCTGCTAACGCTATCAGTATCAGTGGCTTCCCTGCGCCACCATCAATCAATCTTCTTCCTAGCACTTTACATTATATCCATCGGCGAGGGCGGCCACAAGCCATGCGTCCAGGCCTTCGCCGCCGACCAATTCAACGATGACGTGCCACAGGAGAAGGCCGCCAAGAGCTCATTCTTCAACTGGTGGTACGCCGGCATCGTCTCCGGCGCGTCCGTCTCGTTGCTCTTTGTAGTCTACGTTCAAGACTCCATCAGCTGGGGCACGGCATACGCAATCCTGGCGGCCGCAGTGGCCGCCGCTCTAGGGCTGTTTTTGATGGGTATCCCGACATACCGGCGCCAGGAGCCACTCGGCAGCCCGTTTGTTCAGGTGGCGCAGGTGTTGGTCGCATCAGTGCGGAAGAGACGAGTGGATGCGACGCACAGTGACTGCAGGTTTTGTTCTGAAGATTGGAGGGTTGGAGGCCATGCCAATGGGCGAAGTGGGTTCAAAACTTTGGCTCGGACAACTCAGTTCAG ATTTTTAGATAAGGCGATGATAGTGGATAACATAGATGCATCCAGCAAAACCAGGAACCATTGGAGACTGTGTCCCGTGAATCAAGTCGAAGAAGTGAAGCTTCTTCTCCGTTTAGTCCCCATATGGCTGACCAGCTTGATGTTTACCATTGTGTTTGCGCAGATCAGCACCTACTTCACCAAGCAAGGCAGCACCATGATCAGATCAATTAATGGATCCCGCTTCCAAATACCCGCCGCATCACTTCAAGCCATCAATGGCATCACCATTGTCATTTTTACTGTAATCTACGACAGAATTCTAGTACCAGTTACGAGAAAGATAACAGGACGCCCTTCTGGGATAACAATACTACAGAGAATGGGCATTGGTCACTTCATATCGATATTCACTATGATTATAgctggagtgatggaagctaaaAGGGTCAGGGTTGCTAGACAACATGGGCTCATTGATTTACCCAAATCAACTGTTCCAATGAGGGTCTGGTGGTTACTCCCACAATACATCTCATGTGGAACGTCCTTGGTGTTCACCATTGTTGGAATGCAAGAATTGTTCTATGACCAAATTCCAGAAGGGATGAGAAGCATGGGGGCAGCTGCGTACATTAGTACAGTGGGTGTAGGGAGCTTTCTGAGCAGTGCTGTTATATCTATTGTGCAGGCTATCAGCTCAAGGACGGGTCATCAATGGTTGGTGGATGATCTTAACCGGGCACACCTTTATTACTTCTACTGGATGCTGGCAGGGTTGAGTGCCTTGAATCTGTGTTTTTTCTTATGGTTTGCTGAGGGTTTTGAGTACAAGAAGATTGAATGGAATGAcccaaatgaagaaaagatCAGCCTCAATGGTTACAGTAATAATGGAAGGAGATGA